From a single Carassius carassius chromosome 8, fCarCar2.1, whole genome shotgun sequence genomic region:
- the pou2f2a gene encoding POU domain, class 2, transcription factor 2 isoform X9, translating to MTSVHAPPAQPALPHTQLMLAGSQLAGLAALLPAQQQLLLQQAQAQLLAAAVQQSNAAHAAHAAAAANQQQQQQQQQQQANQAAAQAQSQAKPEQAPPPLLSQPIQLTAQAFCLSLQDIQQFLQLQQLVLMPGHRLQSPAQFLLPQAQAQQGQQGLLSTSNLIPLPQQSPGSLLTSPPRLGLQAQHHLDDRLWSLQREKSVESIVSSAPSSAPPMSSVSTVTPHAEEPSDLEELEQFARTFKQRRIKLGFTQGDVGMAMGKLYGNDFSQTTISRFEALNLSFKNMCKLKPLLEKWLSDAETMAIDNMLPSPSSLSSPLLGFEGLPGRRRKKRTSIETNVRIALERNFISNQKPTSEEILLMAGQLNMEKEVIRVWFCNRRQKEKRINPSSATPPLPNHPPAQTHKPPCYSPHMMSSQGLAQAATSLSTTAVSPTPSVACPLNPSGHAAMSSAPSSMTPPPLSTVSPTPRSLSSPGLNTGNTMMGVSTGMNQAFISSNPLATMQALAASGGQMPISALEGSGQMFLGGAGGPGAGLRPSLFLNHPTLLPLARSAGMGLLGTPRASPPPGASGTSPDSCSISPCSSPASFCSLGDASPPPLGGAMAE from the exons ATGACCAGTGTTCACGCTCCTCCAGCTCAGCCGGCTCTGCCACACACACAACTCATGCTGGCCGGCAGTCAGCTCGCAGGG CTGGCCGCTCTCCTCCCTGCGCAGCAGCAGCTGTTGTTGCAGCAGGCTCAAGCGCAGCTGTTAGCCGCGGCCGTGCAGCAGTCGAACGCCGCGCATGCCGCCCACGCAGCCGCGGCAGCcaatcagcagcagcagcagcagcagcagcagcagcaggccaATCAGGCAGCAGCACAAGCCCAGTCTCAAGCCAAACCTGAACAAGCTCCGCCTCCACTTCTGTCACAGCCTATCCAGCTCACTGCCCAG GCCTTCTGTCTGTCTCTGCAGGACATTCAGCAGTTTCTGCAGTTACAGCAGCTGGTCCTGATGCCTGGGCATCGTCTACAGTCTCCTGCTCAGTTCCTGCTTCCTCAAGCCCAAGCTCAGCAGGGGCAGCAAG GTTTGCTTTCAACATCGAATTTGATTCCACTACCTCAGCAGAGCCCAGGGAGTCTCCTGACCTCCCCACCTAGACTGGGCCTTCAAGCACAG CATCATCTTGACGACAGGCTGTGGTCATTGCAGAGGGAGAAGAGCGTGGAGAGCATCGTAAGCTCCGCCCCCTCCTCAGCCCCGCCCATGAGCTCTGTTTCCACGGTGACACCTCACGCCGAGGAGCCCAGTGATCTGGAGGAGCTCGAACAGTTCGCCAGAACCTTCAAACAGAGGAGAATTAAACTAGGCttcacacag GGGGACGTGGGGATGGCCATGGGTAAACTCTACGGCAATGACTTCAGTCAGACCACCATCTCACGCTTCGAGGCTCTCAACCTCAGCTTCAAGAACATGTGCAAGCTCAAACCCTTGCTGGAGAAGTGGCTGAGCGATGCAG AAACAATGGCGATAGACAACATGCTGCCGAGCCCCAGTTCTCTGTCCTCACCTCTGCTGGGCTTCGAAGGCTTGCCTGGACGCCGCCGAAAGAAACGCACCAGCATCGAGACCAATGTCCGCATAGCCTTGGAGCGCAACTTCATCTCG AACCAGAAGCCTACCTCTGAAGAAATCCTGCTAATGGCCGGACAGCTCAACATGGAGAAAGAGGTCATCCGAGTCTGGTTCTGCAACCGGCGGCAGAAAGAGAAGCGCATAAACCCCAGCAGTGCCACCCCTCCTCTGCCCAATCATCCTCCGGCGCAGACGCACAAGCCGCCCTGCTACAGCCCGCACATG ATGTCCAGTCAGGGACTGGCCCAAGCCGCTACCAGTCTCAGCACAACAG CCGTCAGTCCCACACCTTCTGTGGCCTGCCCTCTTAACCCCAGTGGACATGCAGCTATGAGCTCCGCCCCTTCCTCCATGACTCCGCCCCCTCTCAGCACAGTCAGCCCGACTCCGCGCAGTCTCAGCAGCCCTGGCCTCAACACAGG GAACACAATGATGGGCGTAAGCACAGGAATGAACCAGGCCTTCATCAGCAGCAACCCTCTGGCCACAATGCAAG CCCTAGCTGCCAGTGGTGGCCAGATGCCCATTTCCGCTCTTGAGGGCAGCGGCCAAATGTTCCTGGGTGGAGCTGGAGGTCCAGGAGCTGGACTTCGCCCATCCCTCTTCCTAAACCACCCCACTTTACTGCCCCTGGCCAGGAGTGCAGGCATGGGTCTGCTGGGTACCCCCAGGGCTTCTCCGCCTCCTGGCGCCAGCGGCACAAGCCCAGACTCCTGCTCCATCTCCCCCTGCTCAAGCCCCGCCTCCTTCTGCTCATTAGGCGATGCCTCACCGCCCCCTCTGGGCGGAGCCATGGCTGAGTGA